In one Fusarium falciforme chromosome 5, complete sequence genomic region, the following are encoded:
- a CDS encoding HET domain-containing protein → MHKDKPEQTEPGQLEGPWAFKRLLTTLIDLVLAIAALVFVLFGGLIYMNDGAPATPGSTGKLLLDMAKYGPTVFPVLFAAIAGAALKTFATWRLQNGTRIGLIEQLVGSHTVAEAIFTQARLKAFNILAIAILVLWCLSPLGSQAALRAISADQAFRNGTGNLTVLDTFAPFRYMLTASDTAQARRMLVPPVVATMISARLLQGRSQDLWGNIRVPMIERLTESASDTNWVDVSKIKDIDYSALVGVPVVSLPSKENHSFTFSASYVNPECTTLKVNPRYNFTTIIPNFNSSDRINCNWTTVQPEYTLRVSISQPCWDDIESLGEKYRSGKDRTARVFVWESRTFGQQAHSYAECHLYTTYVDVKMDCQGTLCSLSSVRRSPKPPRHGNWTALDLRYNFHDPEGFVNLFANMFPGSYNSGGQTPTIVYLTDPFNALSAKNRTEPASLPRATFETRLSHLINSQLLLGIHPGDVAGGFTEENVNNLSVSFVNRDTYTRDEIIQYSALWLIMLLASSTILFGVAIAAIVVRFRILVPEVLGSLALGMLDNRCDDIKHSSFMSGDDKMAKMKEVKVMLGDVEPHAEIGRIALAAPMEDVVVGKVQKGKFYL, encoded by the exons ATGCACAAGGACAAGCCAGAGCAAACTGAACCGGGTCAATTGGAGGGGCCCTGGGCTTTCAAAAGGCTCCTCACCACCCTCATCGATCTCGTCCTTGCCATTGCCGCTCTGGTCTTTGTTCTCTTTGGCGGCCTGATATACATGAACGATGGAGCCCCAGCCACGCCAGGCTCGACGGGCAAACTCTTGCTTGATATGGCCAAATAT GGTCCAACCGTATTCCCCGTTCTCTTCGCCGCCATTGCCGGCGCTGCTTTAAAGACGTTTGCAACCTGGCGGCTTCAGAACGGCACTCGTATCGGGCTGATTGAGCAACTCGTCGGCAGCCACACGGTAGCTGAAGCAATCTTCACGCAAGCCCGGCTCAAGGCATTCAacatcctcgccatcgctATTCTTGTGCTGTGGTGCCTGTCGCCCCTGGGTAGCCAGGCTGCGCTGCGGGCGATAAGCGCCGACCAGGCGTTCCGAAACGGCACAGGCAATCTGACGGTGCTGGACACGTTTGCTCCATTCAGGTACATGTTGACTGCTAGCGACACGGCGCAGGCTAGGAGGATGTTGGTCCCGCCCGTCGTCGCGACCATGATATCGGCGCGATTGCTGCAGGGCAGAAGCCAAGATCTCTGGGGAAACATTCGTGTCCCTATGATCGAGAGGCTCACCGAAAGTGCCTCGGACACAAACTGGGTCGATGTCTCAAAGATCAAGGATATCGACTACTCGGCGCTTGTCGGGGTTCCTGTGGTATCGCTCCCCAGCAAAGAGAACCATTCCTTCACCTTTTCGGCATCCTACGTCAACCCCGAATGTACTACCCTCAAAGTGAATCCTCGGTACAACTTTACCACGATTATACCAAACTTCAACTCGAGCGACAGAATCAACTGTAATTGGACCACCGTTCAGCCTGAATACACCTTGAGGGTCAGCATCTCCCAACCGTGTTGGGATGACATCGAAAGTCTGGGCGAAAAGTATCGCTCAGGCAAGGATCGTACAGCCCGCGTCTTTGTATGGGAGTCTCGCACTTTCGGGCAACAGGCACACTCATACGCGGAATGCCACCTGTACACGACATATGTCGACGTCAAGATGGACTGCCAGGGCACATTGTGCTCGCTGTCCTCTGTACGACGATCGCCGAAGCCGCCACGGCATGGCAACTGGACTGCGCTCGATCTAAGATACAACTTTCATGACCCGGAGGGCTTCGTGAATCTCTTTGCCAACATGTTTCCGGGATCATACAACAGTGGCGGGCAGACTCCCACCATTGTCTACCTCACTGACCCCTTCAACGCGCTCTCAGCAAAGAACAGGACTGAACCTGCTTCACTCCCGCGTGCGACGTTTGAGACTCGTCTTTCGCACCTGATAAACTCGCAACTGTTGCTAGGTATCCATCCAGGAGATGTGGCGGGGGGCTTCACCGAGGAAAACGTAAACAACCTTTCCGTCAGCTTCGTCAATAGGGACACGTACACTCGGGACGAGATTATACAATACAGCGCACTATGGTTGATCATGCTGCTAGCATCATCCACGATCCTCTTTGGCGTAGCCATAGCTGCCATTGTTGTTCGCTTCAGGATACTGGTCCCTGAGGTCCTGGGATCGCTTGCGCTAGGCATGCTGGACAACCGATGTGACGATATCAAGCACTCGTCATTCATGAGTGGTGATgacaagatggccaagatgaaggaggtcaaggtgaTGCTAGGCGATGTTGAGCCTCATGCAGAGATTGGTCGGATTGCGTTGGCGGCCCCGATGGAGGATGTGGTGGTTGGCAAGGTACAGAAGGGCAAGTTTTACTTGTAG